The following coding sequences are from one Ruminococcus flavefaciens AE3010 window:
- the rsgA gene encoding ribosome small subunit-dependent GTPase A, producing the protein MKLENLPPVYEAFSAEYPDLTVCRVVLQEKDLYHVIHKDGMMQAQVSGKFRYDAITVSDFPAVGDYVMADITGGDRAVIHNVLPRTSVFIRKAAGKSNTEQVVAANIDTVFLCMSLNNDFNIRRIERYMTAAWDSGAVPVVLLTKTDLCDEVDAKIAQIESVAVGVDIITTSVAEPDGYSQITPYLKVGKTLAFVGSSGVGKSTLINHLLGDDRLDTNGLRNDDKGRHTTTHRELLMLPSGTMVIDTPGMREMGMWDSSEGLSAAFEDIEELSAKCRFKNCTHKSELGCAVQAAIKNGELSEERLSSYEKLKIENAYSEDAEGYLAAKEEKFKKIAKYNKANHKK; encoded by the coding sequence ATGAAATTAGAGAACTTACCGCCTGTATATGAGGCGTTTAGCGCAGAATATCCAGATCTTACAGTATGCCGTGTAGTTTTGCAGGAAAAAGATCTTTATCATGTCATACATAAAGACGGAATGATGCAGGCGCAGGTATCCGGCAAATTCAGATATGATGCCATAACTGTATCTGATTTCCCTGCCGTAGGCGATTATGTTATGGCTGATATAACCGGCGGCGACAGGGCTGTGATACATAATGTTCTTCCAAGAACAAGCGTATTTATCCGTAAAGCTGCTGGAAAGTCAAACACTGAACAGGTCGTTGCCGCAAATATAGATACAGTATTTCTGTGTATGTCACTCAATAACGATTTCAACATAAGACGTATCGAAAGATATATGACTGCCGCATGGGACAGCGGTGCTGTTCCTGTTGTACTGTTGACGAAGACTGACCTTTGCGATGAAGTTGATGCAAAGATCGCTCAGATAGAAAGCGTTGCAGTCGGAGTTGATATAATTACGACATCAGTCGCTGAACCTGACGGTTACAGCCAGATCACGCCATATCTGAAAGTAGGAAAGACACTTGCTTTTGTAGGTTCCTCAGGTGTCGGCAAATCAACGCTTATCAATCACCTTCTGGGAGATGACAGGCTTGATACGAACGGACTGCGTAACGATGACAAGGGCAGACATACCACTACTCACCGTGAACTGCTTATGCTTCCAAGCGGCACTATGGTCATTGATACGCCTGGTATGCGTGAAATGGGAATGTGGGACAGCAGTGAAGGACTTTCGGCTGCATTTGAAGATATCGAGGAACTTTCAGCAAAGTGCCGTTTCAAGAACTGTACTCACAAATCTGAACTCGGATGTGCAGTACAGGCTGCTATCAAAAATGGTGAACTTTCAGAGGAGCGGCTGTCATCTTATGAAAAGCTGAAAATTGAAAACGCTTATTCTGAAGATGCCGAAGGATATCTGGCAGCAAAAGAGGAAAAATTCAAAAAGATAGCCAAGTACAATAAAGCTAACCATAAAAAGTAA
- a CDS encoding helix-turn-helix domain-containing protein, translated as MEFHEKLQELRKKKGLTQEELAKELYVSRTAISKWESGKGYPNIDSLKEISKFFSVTIDELLSSEELITAAKDENRSNIGKMIDLLIGVVDIMSIMLILLPLYPKKVGETVSAVALFDYTHISFGISCVCWGLFSILIIIGAVKLFMNYRNIEKGRSTVTGTSLVLSIIAVLFLTMARIPYAATVAFLLLIIKGIMLFKLPKSEH; from the coding sequence ATGGAATTTCACGAGAAATTGCAGGAATTAAGGAAGAAAAAAGGCTTAACTCAGGAGGAACTTGCAAAGGAACTCTACGTTTCCCGTACAGCTATCTCTAAGTGGGAGTCGGGAAAGGGATATCCGAATATTGATTCGCTGAAAGAGATATCAAAGTTCTTTTCTGTGACCATAGATGAGCTTCTGTCGTCGGAGGAACTCATTACTGCGGCAAAAGACGAGAACCGTTCAAATATTGGTAAAATGATCGACCTGCTGATAGGTGTAGTCGATATAATGAGCATTATGCTTATTCTTCTGCCGCTTTATCCTAAAAAGGTAGGAGAAACAGTCTCGGCAGTTGCACTGTTTGATTACACGCATATATCGTTCGGGATAAGCTGTGTATGCTGGGGACTGTTTTCAATACTTATAATCATCGGTGCAGTGAAGTTGTTTATGAATTACAGGAACATAGAAAAGGGCAGAAGCACAGTTACTGGCACATCGCTTGTACTTAGCATTATCGCGGTATTGTTCCTGACTATGGCAAGAATACCCTATGCGGCAACAGTAGCGTTCCTGCTGCTGATAATAAAGGGGATAATGCTTTTCAAACTCCCAAAAAGTGAGCACTGA
- a CDS encoding phosphatase PAP2 family protein, giving the protein MKKNEKNILITGMIMLVLFAVWTVLIQTVDVQAVGQNGTDIGFAGLNVWFHKMTGVHMWVYTVTDWLGLVPIFICMIFGVVGLVQLIKRRSLLKVDKDIILLGIYYILVIFGYLIFEMIPINYRPILIEGRMEASYPSSTTLLVMSVMPTLAFQVHRRIRNTKVKYGIYAFTVLFTAFMVVGRTVAGVHWLTDIAGSVLLSSGLYLIYHGAVHLTDKNN; this is encoded by the coding sequence ATGAAAAAGAATGAAAAGAACATATTGATCACAGGCATGATAATGCTGGTACTGTTTGCAGTCTGGACTGTACTGATACAGACAGTTGATGTTCAGGCAGTGGGACAGAACGGAACGGACATCGGGTTTGCAGGTCTGAACGTGTGGTTCCATAAAATGACAGGCGTTCATATGTGGGTGTATACTGTCACCGACTGGCTTGGACTTGTGCCGATCTTTATCTGTATGATATTCGGAGTTGTCGGTCTGGTTCAGCTCATAAAGCGGAGAAGTCTTCTTAAAGTTGATAAGGATATTATCCTGCTTGGTATTTACTATATCCTTGTGATATTCGGTTATCTCATATTTGAGATGATACCTATAAACTACCGACCGATACTTATAGAAGGACGTATGGAGGCTTCTTACCCGTCTTCAACAACGCTTCTTGTTATGAGCGTAATGCCTACGTTAGCTTTTCAGGTGCATCGCAGGATAAGGAATACTAAAGTCAAATACGGTATTTATGCGTTTACGGTCTTATTCACAGCATTTATGGTGGTGGGACGCACTGTTGCGGGAGTACACTGGCTGACAGATATAGCAGGCTCTGTCCTGCTGAGCTCTGGACTGTACTTAATATATCATGGTGCTGTCCACCTCACTGACAAAAATAACTAA
- a CDS encoding glutamine amidotransferase-related protein, whose protein sequence is MKRIAIIGDYNPNEESHCRIFDSIKDISEELEIELEVQWIMSDELDKSAEQLKTFDGFWFSPGSPYMNTPNVLTAIQFARENGVPSLGTCAGFQHMVIEFARNVLGMYGADSEENNEECPDAVIARLPCSLVYKKEQLKISDPDSIMARALGVDGFIGEYRCNYGFNEAYHSAFLNSNMIAAIAQNEDGYIRGFEVKRLPFFVGTLFIPQLDFKGDGSYRIIRSYLSAVLFGCNVEIP, encoded by the coding sequence ATGAAAAGAATAGCTATTATAGGTGACTATAATCCTAATGAAGAAAGCCATTGTCGCATATTTGATTCAATAAAAGATATATCAGAGGAATTAGAAATTGAACTTGAAGTTCAGTGGATCATGAGTGATGAATTGGATAAATCCGCGGAACAGCTAAAAACTTTTGATGGTTTCTGGTTCTCACCAGGAAGTCCTTATATGAATACCCCAAACGTTTTGACGGCAATTCAATTTGCGCGTGAGAACGGCGTGCCTTCACTAGGAACTTGTGCAGGCTTTCAACATATGGTCATTGAGTTTGCACGTAATGTGTTAGGCATGTATGGAGCAGACAGCGAAGAAAACAATGAAGAATGTCCAGATGCCGTAATTGCAAGATTGCCGTGTTCTCTGGTATATAAGAAGGAACAACTGAAGATATCAGATCCGGATTCAATTATGGCTCGTGCGTTAGGTGTTGACGGATTTATAGGAGAATACCGTTGTAATTACGGATTTAATGAAGCCTATCATAGTGCATTTTTAAATAGTAATATGATTGCTGCCATAGCACAAAATGAAGACGGATATATTAGAGGATTTGAAGTGAAAAGGCTCCCGTTCTTTGTTGGTACTCTTTTCATTCCCCAGTTGGACTTTAAGGGAGACGGTTCTTATCGTATAATCAGATCGTATCTGAGTGCCGTTTTATTCGGATGCAATGTGGAAATTCCTTGA
- a CDS encoding alpha/beta hydrolase produces the protein MSYYVYDDKKIYYYETGSGHPLLLLHGNTASSKMFAQIAEEYSKSFKVILIDYLGHGLSDRLEIFPSELWFYEAQQVIAFLRFKQYTDVYIIGSSGGAIVALNVALEAPDLVKKVIADSFEGERANETFTKNLLKDRKNAKNDPNAQGFYAYMHGQDWEQIVDNDTDAIIRHQKEIGAFFHKPLEELRCELLLTGSKEDSFMNSISDDYYERVYGDILKMIPKGIMHLFPKGDHPAIISNFRAFYDLSIEFLSR, from the coding sequence ATGAGTTATTATGTTTATGATGATAAGAAGATCTATTACTACGAGACAGGCTCAGGACATCCATTGCTATTACTTCACGGCAATACTGCTTCTTCAAAAATGTTTGCACAGATAGCGGAAGAATACAGCAAATCGTTCAAGGTGATTCTTATTGATTATTTAGGCCATGGACTGTCTGACAGATTGGAAATATTCCCCTCAGAATTATGGTTTTATGAAGCACAGCAAGTAATAGCATTTCTTAGATTTAAGCAGTATACCGATGTATATATTATTGGCAGCAGCGGCGGAGCTATTGTTGCATTAAATGTTGCTCTTGAAGCTCCTGACCTTGTAAAAAAAGTGATCGCTGACAGCTTTGAAGGCGAAAGAGCAAATGAAACATTCACTAAAAATCTGCTGAAAGATCGTAAGAATGCTAAAAATGATCCAAATGCACAAGGCTTTTATGCGTATATGCACGGTCAGGACTGGGAGCAGATAGTTGATAATGATACCGATGCAATCATACGACACCAAAAAGAAATCGGAGCATTTTTTCATAAGCCTCTGGAAGAACTGCGGTGTGAACTTCTCCTTACAGGAAGTAAAGAAGATAGTTTTATGAATAGCATTTCAGATGACTACTATGAACGTGTTTATGGAGATATCCTCAAAATGATTCCTAAAGGAATAATGCACCTTTTCCCTAAAGGCGATCACCCTGCTATTATAAGTAATTTCAGAGCGTTTTATGATCTGAGCATAGAGTTTTTATCAAGATAG
- a CDS encoding DJ-1/PfpI family protein, which translates to MKVLLFLAKGFETMEASVFVDIMGWAGIEVVTCALQKTITSTFGVSVNPDILLNDVCIDDYDALAIPGGFEEYGFYDDAFSEQAVSLIKEFNDCGKMIATICVAALALGNSGILKGKRATTYHLNNGHRQKQLAKYGAIVVNEPVVRTDNIITSYCPQTGPEVAFMLLEELVGTEKMLETKIAMGF; encoded by the coding sequence ATGAAGGTGTTGTTATTCCTTGCAAAAGGCTTTGAAACAATGGAAGCGAGTGTTTTTGTTGATATAATGGGCTGGGCGGGCATCGAAGTCGTTACCTGCGCTCTGCAAAAGACTATCACAAGCACTTTCGGAGTATCAGTCAATCCTGATATCCTGCTGAATGATGTTTGCATCGATGATTATGATGCACTTGCTATCCCCGGTGGTTTTGAGGAATACGGCTTCTATGATGACGCTTTTTCGGAGCAGGCAGTAAGCCTTATAAAAGAATTTAATGATTGTGGCAAGATGATAGCCACGATATGCGTCGCTGCATTGGCACTCGGAAACAGTGGCATACTGAAAGGCAAAAGAGCTACAACCTATCACCTGAACAATGGGCATCGTCAAAAGCAGCTCGCTAAGTACGGCGCAATAGTCGTGAACGAGCCTGTTGTCAGGACGGATAATATCATAACCTCATATTGTCCACAGACCGGACCTGAAGTTGCATTCATGTTACTTGAAGAACTGGTTGGAACAGAGAAAATGCTGGAAACAAAGATTGCTATGGGATTCTGA
- a CDS encoding VOC family protein, with translation MKLDGFGLFVDDMGAMIRFYRDILGFEIKEAEDTSNVYLIKDGTLFLLYGRKDFETMTKRKYEYVKGLNGHFELALYVDTYEEVDKAFAVAVSKGAEPVLEPTTEPWGQRTCYIADPEGNLIEIGSFNKPFER, from the coding sequence ATGAAACTTGACGGATTCGGTTTATTTGTAGATGATATGGGAGCTATGATACGCTTTTACAGGGATATACTCGGATTTGAGATCAAAGAGGCTGAGGATACATCTAATGTCTATCTGATTAAGGACGGCACGCTGTTTCTGCTATACGGCAGAAAGGATTTTGAAACAATGACGAAAAGAAAATATGAGTATGTCAAAGGCTTGAACGGACATTTTGAACTTGCATTGTATGTGGATACCTATGAGGAAGTTGATAAAGCCTTTGCCGTTGCTGTCAGCAAAGGTGCTGAGCCTGTTTTAGAGCCAACGACCGAGCCCTGGGGACAGCGTACCTGCTACATCGCTGATCCTGAGGGAAATCTGATTGAGATCGGTTCATTCAACAAACCGTTTGAACGCTGA
- a CDS encoding dockerin type I repeat-containing protein, which translates to MKPNKFFAAVTAIMLAAANSAILTPTFCATAEEGTSVDMFWGSGECTVTISVVDIDTGKNIEGVELWFEQNPHGTGLGSGPWNTSDEPVKTFEGLDENYLYAIHFSDTPEEYDLPSEMDFRFDNEGENKEIVIRGVPKNAKRGVRFFADNWTNAVPSEDGRYMAGTKEYNDFLYAYVYDEDGKRFTSKSLGWGVYDMYLPDGKYKIKVVPSDSDYEVITEDLDIAKTAMDMEFIKDYLEFPDKDGFMDIEVVGGKLTKEITYYIRMKPEVVEYTKDGCKVNVSIVDMYTNKPVEGVKVKFITDIFTAKGKKIDEWDTTDEPVKHIKDLAALRWYSVEIVDMPEGYHIDKSTSFNFSKLGDTKDIVIRAVPIEEDKKPNIDITVYDWTDLVVDPADGTYEGYRVMDQSEYTLQVYTDEYGSFDATARDIHLPDGKYSYQVFFGKNDYMQVDEQGYKARAVRKIFGKDFVIPKEDEALSLEIKDGVTVGQPCLFVESWNKSKTNCTLDLKVIDGVTGKPFNGAEYRVVRLTEENEEKADELGIEATNGGLIPAEGYGVVPESGTVTVNGLEPYVKYAVIANSENMSIINPAPRFITFDKDGDKKEVTLKLYHVSETEGCSAKISVLDAETGKSPYTKFKVMRIPEEYAAKAEELHISDIEKIGVKCIEGDTTAEAGTIEVNLEPNATYAVILTDFEEKYTGATPVIVRFDGTALQKKEVNITLTPFYYMKGDANCDGQVDMSDVVLIMQSLANPDKYGENGTAELHITEYGKKNGDTDGDGLTVGDAQRIQLYLLNKVDS; encoded by the coding sequence ATGAAACCAAACAAGTTTTTTGCGGCAGTTACAGCTATAATGCTTGCCGCAGCAAATTCAGCAATTCTTACACCAACATTTTGTGCAACGGCAGAAGAGGGAACGTCTGTTGACATGTTTTGGGGCTCAGGAGAATGCACTGTGACCATATCCGTTGTGGATATCGACACAGGCAAAAACATTGAGGGAGTTGAGCTCTGGTTTGAGCAAAATCCCCATGGTACAGGGTTGGGATCCGGGCCGTGGAATACATCTGACGAACCTGTTAAGACCTTTGAAGGCCTTGATGAAAACTACCTGTACGCTATCCATTTCAGTGATACTCCGGAAGAATACGATCTCCCTTCTGAAATGGATTTCAGGTTTGATAATGAGGGAGAGAACAAGGAAATAGTCATCAGAGGCGTTCCGAAAAATGCCAAAAGGGGCGTACGCTTTTTCGCAGATAACTGGACAAACGCCGTTCCTTCGGAAGATGGCAGATATATGGCGGGGACAAAGGAGTATAATGATTTCCTGTATGCATATGTATATGATGAGGACGGTAAACGCTTTACATCTAAGTCACTGGGCTGGGGCGTATATGATATGTATCTTCCTGACGGCAAGTACAAGATAAAAGTAGTTCCAAGTGACAGCGATTATGAGGTGATAACCGAGGATTTAGATATCGCAAAGACCGCTATGGATATGGAGTTCATAAAAGATTATCTGGAATTTCCCGATAAGGACGGTTTTATGGATATCGAGGTAGTAGGCGGAAAGCTTACGAAGGAAATCACATATTATATACGTATGAAGCCTGAGGTGGTTGAATATACCAAGGACGGCTGTAAGGTAAATGTATCTATAGTTGATATGTATACAAACAAGCCTGTAGAGGGCGTAAAGGTAAAGTTCATAACCGATATCTTCACCGCGAAGGGCAAAAAAATCGACGAGTGGGATACAACAGATGAGCCCGTAAAACATATTAAGGACTTAGCTGCTCTCCGGTGGTATTCAGTTGAAATAGTGGATATGCCTGAGGGATATCATATTGATAAGAGTACTTCATTCAATTTTTCAAAGCTTGGCGATACAAAAGATATTGTGATAAGGGCAGTTCCGATCGAAGAGGATAAGAAGCCAAATATAGACATAACCGTTTATGACTGGACAGATCTTGTTGTGGATCCCGCAGACGGAACCTATGAGGGCTACAGGGTAATGGATCAGAGCGAGTATACTCTGCAAGTATATACCGATGAGTACGGAAGCTTTGATGCTACAGCAAGAGATATCCACTTACCTGACGGAAAATATAGTTACCAGGTATTTTTCGGCAAAAATGATTATATGCAAGTTGATGAACAGGGATATAAGGCAAGAGCGGTACGCAAGATATTCGGAAAGGATTTCGTTATCCCTAAAGAAGATGAAGCTTTATCACTTGAGATAAAGGACGGCGTTACTGTAGGTCAGCCTTGTCTGTTCGTTGAAAGCTGGAACAAGTCAAAAACTAACTGTACACTTGATCTTAAAGTGATTGACGGTGTAACAGGAAAGCCTTTTAATGGTGCAGAGTATAGAGTAGTTCGTCTTACAGAGGAGAATGAGGAAAAGGCTGATGAGCTTGGCATTGAGGCTACCAACGGCGGTTTGATACCTGCGGAAGGATATGGAGTAGTGCCCGAGAGCGGAACAGTTACCGTTAATGGGCTTGAACCGTATGTAAAGTATGCTGTTATCGCCAATTCAGAAAATATGTCTATTATTAATCCTGCGCCCAGATTTATAACATTTGACAAGGACGGCGATAAAAAGGAAGTTACCTTGAAGCTTTACCATGTTAGTGAAACAGAGGGCTGTTCTGCGAAGATATCTGTGCTTGACGCAGAAACAGGCAAGTCCCCGTATACAAAATTCAAGGTAATGCGTATTCCTGAGGAGTATGCAGCAAAAGCAGAGGAACTCCATATATCCGATATAGAAAAGATAGGAGTAAAGTGTATAGAGGGTGATACCACTGCCGAAGCAGGTACTATTGAGGTAAATCTTGAACCGAATGCAACATATGCAGTTATACTTACTGATTTTGAAGAGAAATACACCGGTGCAACTCCGGTTATCGTGCGCTTTGATGGTACAGCTTTACAGAAAAAGGAAGTAAATATTACGCTCACACCTTTCTACTATATGAAGGGCGATGCTAACTGCGACGGTCAGGTTGATATGTCAGACGTTGTACTTATCATGCAGTCACTTGCAAATCCTGATAAGTACGGTGAAAACGGTACAGCAGAGCTTCACATTACCGAATATGGCAAGAAAAACGGAGATACAGACGGCGACGGACTTACAGTCGGCGACGCACAGCGCATACAGCTTTATCTCTTGAACAAGGTAGACTCATAA
- a CDS encoding phosphatase PAP2 family protein: MTQKAINDTNKYRKMIKLLIAALLLLILLFLTGTFCDRAAAETLFSPDNTFIKVITSTGVYPIYAVQVLFYGALYERTLHSSKSKQFKMVICTFFILTALFLGFNGGKTLASRNNLGEIFPSFIGNLPVIIIISAILEYPLFFIGYFYAKKSDDKLLTQRIFGLFIVLLFAFISMQVMKNFFDRPRYRTAVLGYEGITFVPWYKPFTGAEKYVAAYGINADEFRSFPSGHSIFSSLSTCIFPSLAWLFPKLKNKQMQLFVAGFIFCIIIMFTRMLLGAHYLSDVSAGAIIGVLSSIACAAIQLRISQKNT; this comes from the coding sequence ATGACACAAAAAGCGATCAACGATACAAATAAATACAGGAAGATGATAAAGCTGCTCATAGCTGCTCTGCTTTTACTTATCTTATTGTTCCTGACGGGAACATTCTGCGACAGGGCTGCGGCGGAAACGCTTTTCTCTCCAGATAATACTTTTATTAAGGTCATAACGTCAACAGGGGTCTACCCTATATATGCGGTACAGGTACTGTTTTACGGAGCCCTTTACGAACGGACCCTTCATTCGTCAAAAAGCAAGCAGTTCAAAATGGTTATATGCACCTTTTTTATTCTTACAGCGTTATTCTTAGGATTCAACGGCGGAAAAACCCTTGCATCAAGAAACAACTTAGGAGAAATATTTCCGTCATTCATCGGAAATCTTCCCGTGATAATAATAATCAGTGCAATACTTGAATATCCCCTGTTTTTTATAGGATATTTTTACGCAAAAAAATCAGATGACAAGCTGCTTACACAAAGAATATTCGGACTTTTCATTGTGCTGCTTTTCGCATTTATATCCATGCAGGTGATGAAAAACTTTTTTGACCGTCCGCGATACCGCACCGCAGTCCTCGGATATGAGGGGATAACATTTGTTCCGTGGTACAAACCGTTTACAGGCGCTGAGAAATACGTTGCTGCATACGGTATCAATGCCGACGAATTCCGCTCCTTTCCCAGCGGCCACAGTATATTCAGCAGCCTGTCAACGTGCATATTTCCCTCTCTTGCATGGCTGTTTCCTAAGCTGAAAAATAAGCAGATGCAGCTTTTCGTTGCAGGCTTTATTTTCTGTATCATCATAATGTTCACAAGAATGTTACTCGGAGCGCATTACCTGAGCGATGTCTCCGCAGGAGCTATAATAGGCGTTCTTTCATCTATAGCCTGTGCAGCAATACAGCTTCGCATATCACAAAAAAATACATGA
- a CDS encoding IS4 family transposase, with protein sequence MEKNNSDFVVDPKRDFVRKSELSFSKTLRFILGMGSQTLGKELVEFYDYDSKMVSVSAIVQRRAKILPAAFQYLFHKFNETFSQTNFFHGYRLYAVDGSDIHIPTDPDDKDTFYRANNDVKGYNLMHLNALYDIMNRRYIDAVLQDSRNENEHSALISMLENIGHESIIVADRGYESYNTIAHLENNGLKYVMRIKTSGGIAHKFNIPHNEEADFAANIIITRRQTNEVKANPELYRYLPHSSNFDFLPKESKDTYPLKFRIIRLKISEDNYETIVTNLCDDEFSAEDIKMIYKMRWGIETSFRELKYQVGLIAFHSKKKDCVIQEIFASLIMYNLSMLITENITIDDDKHNDYRYKINYAFAIHICIKFFRSAHANPFLLEELIARNKCPVRPDRIADRKTRYHSAIPFNYRLS encoded by the coding sequence ATGGAGAAAAATAACTCTGATTTCGTAGTTGATCCTAAGAGAGATTTTGTTCGTAAAAGTGAGCTATCTTTCTCAAAAACATTGAGATTCATTCTCGGAATGGGCAGCCAGACACTTGGCAAGGAGCTTGTAGAATTCTATGATTATGATTCAAAAATGGTATCTGTGTCTGCTATCGTTCAGAGAAGAGCTAAAATACTTCCTGCTGCTTTTCAGTATCTGTTCCATAAATTCAATGAAACATTTTCTCAAACCAATTTCTTTCACGGCTACAGGCTTTATGCTGTGGACGGTTCTGATATACATATTCCTACTGATCCTGATGATAAGGATACTTTTTATCGTGCAAATAATGATGTAAAAGGCTATAACCTCATGCATCTGAATGCTTTGTATGACATTATGAACCGTAGATATATCGATGCTGTATTACAGGACAGTCGCAATGAAAATGAGCATTCTGCTCTCATAAGTATGCTTGAAAATATCGGACATGAGTCCATTATCGTTGCGGATAGAGGATATGAATCCTACAACACGATCGCTCATCTTGAAAATAACGGCTTGAAATATGTGATGCGCATCAAGACAAGCGGTGGAATTGCTCATAAATTCAACATTCCCCATAATGAGGAAGCTGATTTTGCTGCAAATATTATTATTACAAGAAGACAAACTAATGAAGTTAAGGCTAATCCTGAACTTTATCGTTATCTTCCGCACTCTTCAAATTTCGACTTCCTTCCGAAAGAATCGAAAGATACATATCCTCTTAAATTCAGGATAATAAGGCTCAAGATATCTGAAGATAACTATGAAACCATTGTTACCAATCTCTGTGATGATGAGTTCTCTGCCGAAGATATAAAGATGATATACAAAATGCGCTGGGGGATCGAGACTTCATTCAGAGAACTGAAGTACCAGGTTGGTCTTATTGCTTTCCATTCAAAGAAAAAGGACTGCGTGATACAGGAAATCTTTGCAAGTCTTATCATGTATAACTTATCTATGCTGATTACCGAAAATATCACCATAGATGACGATAAGCATAATGATTACCGCTATAAAATCAATTATGCTTTTGCTATACATATCTGCATCAAATTCTTTCGCTCTGCACACGCAAATCCTTTTCTTTTGGAAGAGCTGATAGCAAGAAACAAGTGCCCTGTCAGACCTGATCGTATTGCTGATAGGAAAACTCGATATCATTCTGCTATTCCCTTCAACTACAGACTATCATAA
- a CDS encoding GntR family transcriptional regulator produces the protein MNINISNSSGEPIYIQIANQIKTMILEGKLKEGEALPSMRILATELRISFMTTKRAYEELERDGFIESYTGKGSFVKAQNLELYREEQIKRIESLLMEAGDSARKIGVTMDELHELLDLVNGGE, from the coding sequence ATGAATATCAACATTAGCAACTCATCTGGCGAGCCTATCTATATACAGATAGCAAACCAGATAAAGACAATGATACTGGAGGGAAAACTCAAAGAGGGCGAAGCTTTGCCCTCTATGCGAATACTCGCAACTGAGCTTCGTATCAGTTTTATGACAACCAAACGCGCATATGAGGAGCTTGAACGTGACGGCTTTATCGAAAGCTATACGGGAAAGGGCTCTTTCGTAAAGGCGCAGAACCTGGAGCTTTATCGTGAAGAGCAGATCAAACGTATAGAATCTCTACTCATGGAAGCAGGCGATTCAGCACGAAAGATAGGCGTTACAATGGATGAGCTTCATGAATTGCTCGACCTTGTTAACGGAGGGGAATAA